The following proteins come from a genomic window of Chlamydiales bacterium:
- a CDS encoding Na(+)-translocating NADH-quinone reductase subunit A: protein MVVKKGLDIPIEGKPEGEVGDLLPPKTIALNLDAFEELSFKLHVKVGEKVKIGQPIIENKSIRGQMFVSPAGGLVREIRRGLKRRLSQIIIDLDENETYFSHQTLNSRASQEDTLNFFMATGLFPHIRMRPFDLIAHPHSLPRAIFVRAIETLPFTPSAEIQLEGYEAYFQAGLDTMKKLTKGELHLVYKEGSTSTALTQAEGVQKHTVSGPHPAGTSSFHIHEIAPIRSVSDSVWTLSTLDVITVGKMATEGHYFIDRILGIGGGGIREEKRGFFKSRIGFPVKALVHNRLKNLPLRLITGDPITGTEAKEEDFLGFYQIVFTALPENHLRPLLHFLRLGFDKFTATKTYFTGHVRPPRKGYPFTTNQHGERRAFIDGNIYRRVMPMQIPTMHLIKAILAEDFELAECLGLLEVTSEDFALATFICPSKIEMMQIVKTGLHRYSKEMGH, encoded by the coding sequence ATGGTTGTTAAAAAAGGCCTTGATATCCCTATTGAAGGGAAGCCAGAAGGAGAAGTAGGTGACTTACTACCACCTAAAACGATCGCTCTTAATCTTGATGCTTTTGAAGAGCTCAGTTTCAAATTACACGTAAAAGTTGGAGAAAAAGTTAAGATTGGTCAACCAATCATTGAGAATAAATCCATAAGAGGGCAAATGTTTGTTTCTCCGGCTGGAGGATTGGTAAGAGAAATCCGACGGGGTCTTAAAAGACGATTGAGTCAGATCATCATTGATCTAGATGAAAATGAAACCTATTTCTCCCATCAAACGTTAAATTCGAGAGCTTCTCAAGAAGACACGCTAAATTTTTTTATGGCAACCGGCCTTTTTCCCCACATTCGAATGCGTCCTTTTGATTTAATTGCTCATCCCCACTCTCTTCCTCGCGCTATTTTTGTGCGAGCGATTGAAACCCTGCCCTTTACTCCTTCTGCTGAAATCCAATTGGAAGGATACGAAGCCTATTTTCAAGCAGGTTTGGATACTATGAAAAAACTTACGAAAGGTGAGTTACATCTTGTTTATAAAGAAGGTTCTACATCTACTGCATTGACTCAAGCAGAAGGAGTACAAAAACACACAGTCTCTGGTCCACATCCAGCAGGAACTTCTTCCTTCCATATTCATGAAATTGCCCCGATTAGAAGTGTCAGCGACTCTGTTTGGACTTTATCCACTCTTGATGTCATCACAGTTGGGAAAATGGCAACTGAAGGACATTATTTTATCGATCGTATTTTAGGAATTGGAGGAGGAGGGATCAGGGAAGAAAAGAGAGGATTTTTTAAATCTCGCATTGGTTTTCCTGTGAAAGCTCTTGTGCACAATCGGTTAAAAAATTTACCCTTACGTTTGATTACTGGTGACCCAATTACTGGGACTGAGGCAAAAGAGGAGGATTTTTTAGGATTTTACCAAATCGTTTTTACAGCTCTTCCAGAGAATCATTTGCGTCCTCTCTTGCATTTTCTTCGCCTTGGTTTTGATAAATTTACCGCAACAAAAACATATTTTACAGGTCATGTGCGTCCCCCTCGGAAAGGGTATCCATTTACTACTAACCAACATGGAGAAAGGCGTGCTTTTATAGATGGCAATATTTATAGACGTGTCATGCCGATGCAAATTCCTACGATGCATTTAATAAAAGCAATTCTTGCGGAGGATTTTGAACTAGCTGAATGCTTAGGGCTGTTAGAAGTCACAAGTGAGGATTTTGCTCTTGCTACATTTATCTGTCCTTCAAAAATTGAAATGATGCAAATCGTTAAAACTGGTCTACACAGATATTCAAAAGAAATGGGACATTAG
- a CDS encoding FAD-dependent thymidylate synthase, translating into MKNDLDFNATQASILKKFVTNTSSNVFVLRNLPEVIKGALFSRYSRSSLGLRALLLKEFIQGEETAFDSIVGEGKGRDFENHEDQTIAIQRAQNFYDRILDGYGDDSIGELGGAHVGIENISMLAAKIIEDKRIGGSPLEKSTRYIYFDQKVDDQYLYYREPILMASAYREPFLKTCDHLFETYSRLISQLTPLIEQKIPKESGQSKTAYLAALRAKVLDCLRGLLPAGTLTNMGLYGNGRFWEGLIHKLQCQMLAELQDIGKKSYQELSKVIPSFVRRAESHHYYHEAFSQCFESMQEQLKNVASRQFVTNNDYKIGPRLIDYDIKGPYKVASALLFNQGNSSLEDLQTHCSHLSSEEIAEIFEAASSMRESRRQKSPRALEQAQFTFEIIGDFGIYRDLHRHRMLSQERQLLTTNYGYFIPNEILGTPMEKDYREAMDMAKDVFDLIAKELPEEAQYVVPMAYHVRWYFHVNLRALQWICELRSQPSGHPNYRYVAQEMARQVIEVCPNFEIFFKFVDYEGYDLGRLTQEQSKQDKKVN; encoded by the coding sequence ATGAAAAATGATTTAGATTTCAATGCAACACAAGCTAGTATTCTTAAAAAATTTGTAACTAATACTTCAAGTAACGTATTTGTTTTGCGTAATTTACCGGAAGTGATTAAAGGAGCGCTTTTTTCACGTTATTCTCGGTCAAGTTTAGGTCTCCGTGCCTTGCTTTTAAAAGAGTTTATCCAAGGAGAAGAAACGGCTTTTGATTCGATTGTTGGCGAAGGAAAAGGGAGGGACTTTGAAAATCACGAAGATCAAACCATTGCTATTCAACGCGCTCAAAACTTTTATGATCGCATTTTAGATGGGTATGGTGATGATTCGATTGGGGAACTTGGGGGAGCTCATGTAGGCATCGAAAATATCTCTATGTTAGCTGCAAAAATCATAGAGGATAAACGGATTGGTGGTTCACCTCTGGAAAAATCGACTCGTTATATTTATTTTGATCAAAAGGTAGATGACCAATACCTTTATTATCGTGAACCCATTCTTATGGCTTCTGCTTATCGTGAGCCTTTTCTAAAAACATGCGATCATCTATTTGAAACCTATTCAAGATTAATTTCTCAGCTCACCCCTTTAATAGAACAAAAAATTCCTAAAGAGTCTGGGCAATCAAAAACTGCTTACCTTGCTGCCTTACGTGCTAAAGTCCTCGATTGCTTACGTGGCCTGCTTCCTGCTGGGACCTTGACAAATATGGGATTGTATGGAAATGGAAGGTTTTGGGAAGGATTGATCCATAAGTTGCAATGCCAAATGCTTGCCGAGCTTCAAGATATTGGAAAAAAATCTTATCAAGAGCTTTCCAAAGTCATTCCTTCCTTTGTACGTCGGGCTGAGTCACATCATTACTATCATGAAGCTTTTTCTCAGTGCTTTGAGTCAATGCAAGAACAGTTAAAGAATGTAGCCTCTCGTCAATTTGTGACAAACAACGATTACAAAATTGGCCCTCGTTTAATTGATTATGATATAAAAGGCCCCTACAAAGTCGCCTCTGCTCTGCTTTTTAATCAAGGGAATAGTAGTTTGGAGGATTTGCAAACTCACTGTTCTCATCTTTCTAGTGAGGAAATAGCGGAAATATTCGAAGCGGCCTCTTCAATGCGAGAAAGTCGTCGCCAAAAATCTCCTCGTGCACTAGAACAAGCTCAGTTCACTTTTGAAATTATTGGTGATTTTGGTATCTATCGAGACTTACATCGTCACCGTATGCTGTCTCAAGAAAGACAGCTTCTGACTACCAATTATGGTTACTTCATTCCCAATGAGATTCTCGGCACTCCAATGGAAAAGGATTATCGAGAAGCTATGGATATGGCGAAAGATGTCTTTGATTTAATTGCGAAAGAATTACCAGAAGAAGCTCAGTATGTGGTCCCAATGGCTTATCATGTTCGTTGGTATTTTCATGTGAACTTGCGTGCTCTCCAATGGATCTGTGAACTGCGTTCACAGCCATCTGGTCACCCTAATTATCGTTATGTGGCTCAAGAAATGGCACGTCAAGTCATCGAGGTTTGCCCTAATTTTGAAATCTTTTTCAAATTTGTAGATTATGAAGGATATGATTTAGGTCGATTAACTCAAGAGCAAAGCAAACAAGATAAAAAAGTCAATTGA
- a CDS encoding GreA/GreB family elongation factor produces the protein MKMSYLEDFNLLIENDELANFLRLWEEYCMAHEVDIEELNKILRLIKHSSFSKTFGQLAETILPLWKKVHSSDHAYETLRLMIDLQTTHSPLLADLATDFLKYHYGKDKDFNSKLRIVGLLTRDAFQGAISNYELLTHMKKGNFVFHTGGWGVGEVMEISFLREHVILEFEGIRALKDLSFENAFKHLIPLEADHFLCRRFSNPDGLEKEGKKDPISLIKLLLRDLGPKTAQEIKEELCELVILEKDWQKWWNYARGKVKKDTEIEFPKSTKAPFVLRSKAMPHEVHFKESLQKTSDIDHLILIIYNLTRDFSEILKNLDLKQQVKTILLKALEDDSNFPERTMIRKIQTTYLLEDIFPDEFSGQSAKLMEEMENIVSILPLIEINAFKKRTLTIIRTHRQDWNCIFFDLFFVALPAPIRDYIFKELYASPETKELLKEKIYQLLHKMTLYPEPFFWYFQKIASGDNVLDDQQESQFQFLEAFLILLHFIEDQPNYKDLAKKMYQTIVKKRYALIRKMLVGASLEYLREFLLLASKCHSFTKHDLRILQNLAEVVHPELAKEKKTQEKDLDVIWTTQEGYQKTQQRIREIGVETIDNAREIEAARALGDLRENSEYKFALERRSRLQAELKKLSQQVNKARLLTKEDITHDVVNVGAVVSLIDAQGKKIIYTLLGPWEANVEENILSFQSKFAQTMMGHKKGEVFAFQGKKYTIKDIKSYLG, from the coding sequence ATGAAAATGAGTTATTTAGAGGATTTTAATCTTCTGATTGAAAATGATGAACTAGCAAATTTCTTACGTCTCTGGGAAGAGTACTGCATGGCTCATGAGGTAGATATTGAAGAATTAAATAAAATTCTCAGATTAATTAAACATTCCTCTTTTTCCAAAACCTTTGGTCAATTAGCTGAAACCATTCTGCCTTTATGGAAAAAGGTGCACTCATCAGATCACGCATATGAGACTCTTCGCTTGATGATTGACCTGCAGACGACTCATTCTCCTCTTCTTGCGGATTTAGCGACTGATTTTCTAAAGTATCATTATGGAAAAGATAAGGATTTTAACAGTAAGCTCCGTATCGTCGGTTTATTGACTCGAGATGCTTTCCAAGGAGCTATTTCAAATTACGAGTTGCTGACTCATATGAAGAAAGGCAATTTTGTCTTCCACACAGGAGGATGGGGTGTGGGAGAGGTGATGGAGATTTCCTTTCTCCGTGAACATGTTATTTTAGAGTTTGAGGGAATTAGAGCTTTGAAGGATCTCTCTTTTGAAAATGCTTTTAAACATCTTATCCCTCTAGAGGCTGACCACTTTCTCTGTCGCCGTTTCAGTAATCCAGATGGCTTGGAAAAAGAAGGAAAAAAAGATCCAATCTCTTTAATTAAGCTGCTTTTAAGAGATTTAGGACCCAAGACAGCTCAAGAAATAAAAGAAGAGCTATGCGAACTTGTCATCCTAGAAAAAGACTGGCAAAAATGGTGGAATTATGCCAGAGGCAAGGTGAAGAAAGATACAGAAATTGAATTTCCCAAATCTACAAAAGCCCCGTTTGTCCTGAGAAGCAAAGCGATGCCGCATGAGGTTCATTTTAAAGAGTCTTTGCAAAAGACATCAGACATCGATCATCTTATTCTCATTATTTATAACTTAACTCGTGATTTTTCTGAGATTTTAAAAAACCTGGATCTCAAACAACAAGTGAAAACTATTCTCTTAAAAGCTCTTGAAGATGATTCGAATTTTCCTGAGCGAACGATGATTAGGAAAATTCAAACCACCTATCTTCTAGAAGATATATTTCCAGATGAATTTTCTGGTCAATCTGCCAAGTTAATGGAAGAGATGGAGAATATTGTATCTATTTTGCCGCTTATTGAAATTAATGCTTTTAAAAAACGTACTTTGACCATCATCCGTACCCATCGCCAGGATTGGAATTGCATTTTTTTTGACCTGTTTTTTGTTGCACTTCCAGCCCCTATTCGAGATTATATATTTAAAGAATTGTACGCTTCTCCTGAAACAAAAGAGTTATTAAAAGAAAAAATTTATCAGTTACTCCACAAAATGACTCTCTATCCAGAACCATTTTTTTGGTATTTTCAAAAAATTGCTTCTGGAGATAATGTACTTGATGATCAACAAGAGAGCCAATTCCAATTTTTGGAAGCTTTCCTCATCCTCCTACATTTCATTGAAGATCAACCAAATTACAAAGATCTTGCAAAAAAGATGTATCAGACAATAGTGAAAAAACGTTACGCATTGATCCGCAAGATGCTCGTAGGAGCAAGCTTAGAGTATTTGAGAGAATTTCTATTGCTAGCTAGCAAATGTCATAGTTTTACGAAGCATGATCTTCGAATCTTACAAAATCTGGCAGAAGTCGTCCATCCGGAATTAGCTAAAGAGAAAAAGACTCAAGAAAAAGATCTAGATGTGATCTGGACAACCCAAGAGGGTTATCAAAAGACTCAGCAAAGAATCCGTGAAATTGGAGTAGAAACGATTGACAATGCTAGAGAAATTGAAGCTGCTCGTGCATTAGGAGATTTACGTGAAAATTCTGAGTATAAATTTGCTTTAGAAAGACGTTCTCGTTTACAAGCTGAACTAAAAAAGCTCTCACAACAGGTCAACAAAGCGCGTTTGTTAACGAAAGAAGATATTACTCATGATGTTGTGAATGTCGGAGCTGTGGTGAGTTTAATAGATGCGCAGGGAAAAAAAATTATCTATACTCTTCTTGGACCCTGGGAAGCAAATGTAGAGGAAAATATTCTCTCTTTTCAATCAAAGTTTGCCCAAACTATGATGGGTCATAAAAAAGGGGAAGTATTTGCTTTTCAAGGCAAAAAATATACAATCAAAGACATTAAAAGTTATTTGGGATAA
- the topA gene encoding type I DNA topoisomerase, with translation MGKSLIIVESPAKIKTLKKFLGSDYLFASSIGHIRDLPSKGFGIDIDHDFEPDYQILSDKKELIKKLKKMVKECETIYLSPDPDREGEAIAWHIAALLPAKTNIKRAAFHAITKEAVLEALKNPKKIDMALVNAQQARRLLDRIVGYKISPILARKLQQRSGVSAGRVQSVALKLVVDREKEIEAFKPVEYWNIATILQNEGASQTFPARLYMVDGKKWDKEPAKDKELFVIPDKKRADQIVNRLKKAQYHVDKVQKKERQRHPEPPFITSTLQQEASRHFRFTASRTMRIAQSLYEGIDLKKEGTEGLITYMRTDSVRVEPQIINAARSFISSHYGKDHLPPQPKVYVTKKTAQDAHEAIRPTNIHHPPELVSPYLTHDQNLLYALIWKRFITSQMASAIYDTVSADIATDQGLVLRATGSVIKFKGFLAVYEEKKDEEKKESSTLLPPLQAGFPLKLIEVTSEQSFTNPPPRFSEASLVKELEKSGIGRPSTYASIMNKIQGRDYTIKEHYCLKPTELGRVIAQFLEDNFKQIMNIGFTAEMEDTLEQIASNQKEWKIVIREFWEQFIPTVTIAEKEAYVPKIDTDIPCPLCRKSHLQKIWSKSRYFYGCAHYPDCNFTASLEELSFKKEDYAPDFEWEQPCPICHEKMQIRHGRYGPFLGCVKYPDCKGIINIPKKGEHISPTPSCPAIGCDGKIVSRRSRFGKLFYSCLNFPDCDVIVNDLSQIQEKYPNHPKTSYQKKKAGTKKLGQGGRRKLTPSKNLAKLIGDHPITRGEAIKKIWEYIKTHDLQNPKDKREIIPDQGLSLLFETESPISMFRISSLLNKHLE, from the coding sequence ATGGGAAAATCTCTGATCATCGTTGAGTCTCCAGCAAAGATCAAAACTCTTAAAAAATTTTTAGGAAGTGATTATCTATTTGCTTCTTCTATAGGCCATATTCGTGATTTACCTTCAAAGGGATTTGGGATTGATATAGATCATGATTTTGAACCTGATTACCAAATTCTTTCTGATAAAAAAGAATTAATTAAAAAACTCAAAAAAATGGTTAAAGAATGTGAGACCATTTATCTCTCTCCAGATCCTGATCGTGAAGGAGAAGCCATTGCTTGGCACATTGCCGCTCTTTTACCTGCAAAAACAAATATCAAGAGAGCGGCTTTTCATGCGATCACTAAAGAAGCTGTCTTAGAGGCTTTAAAAAACCCTAAAAAAATTGATATGGCGCTTGTAAATGCTCAACAAGCCCGTCGCCTTCTTGATCGAATTGTAGGTTATAAAATCTCTCCCATTTTAGCACGTAAACTACAACAACGCTCAGGTGTATCAGCAGGTCGCGTGCAGTCTGTGGCTTTAAAACTGGTAGTGGATAGAGAAAAAGAAATTGAAGCCTTCAAACCAGTGGAGTATTGGAATATTGCCACAATTTTACAGAATGAAGGAGCTTCTCAAACATTTCCTGCTCGTCTTTATATGGTGGATGGAAAGAAGTGGGACAAAGAACCAGCAAAAGACAAAGAGCTTTTCGTGATTCCTGATAAAAAGAGAGCAGATCAAATTGTGAATCGACTAAAGAAAGCACAATATCATGTAGACAAAGTACAAAAAAAAGAGAGACAACGTCATCCTGAACCTCCCTTCATTACTTCCACTCTGCAACAAGAAGCAAGTAGACATTTTCGTTTTACTGCCTCTAGAACCATGAGAATTGCTCAGTCATTATACGAAGGTATTGATCTTAAGAAAGAAGGGACTGAGGGACTCATTACTTATATGCGTACTGATTCAGTCCGCGTTGAACCACAGATCATTAATGCTGCTCGCAGTTTTATTTCTTCTCATTATGGGAAAGACCATCTTCCTCCTCAACCTAAAGTTTATGTGACAAAAAAAACAGCTCAGGATGCCCATGAAGCGATTCGTCCTACAAATATTCATCATCCACCTGAATTAGTGAGTCCCTATCTAACTCATGATCAAAATCTGCTCTATGCATTAATTTGGAAGCGATTTATCACCTCTCAGATGGCGTCCGCAATTTACGATACTGTTTCTGCTGATATTGCCACAGACCAAGGTCTCGTTCTACGTGCTACAGGATCGGTTATAAAATTTAAGGGATTTTTAGCTGTTTATGAAGAAAAAAAAGATGAAGAGAAGAAAGAAAGCTCTACGCTCCTTCCTCCTTTACAAGCTGGGTTTCCCTTAAAATTGATTGAAGTGACTTCTGAACAATCTTTTACTAACCCTCCTCCCCGATTTAGTGAAGCTTCTTTAGTCAAAGAATTAGAAAAATCAGGGATTGGCCGCCCTTCTACCTATGCGTCTATTATGAATAAGATTCAGGGGCGTGATTATACAATCAAAGAACACTATTGCCTTAAACCCACAGAACTTGGTCGCGTGATTGCTCAATTTTTAGAAGATAATTTTAAACAAATTATGAATATTGGATTCACAGCGGAAATGGAAGATACGCTTGAGCAGATTGCATCAAATCAAAAGGAATGGAAAATAGTGATCCGTGAGTTCTGGGAGCAATTCATTCCCACTGTTACGATTGCAGAAAAAGAGGCTTATGTTCCAAAAATTGATACTGATATTCCCTGTCCTCTCTGTAGAAAATCTCACTTACAAAAGATCTGGTCTAAATCCCGTTATTTCTATGGCTGTGCTCATTATCCAGATTGTAATTTTACAGCTTCATTGGAAGAACTCAGTTTCAAAAAAGAAGATTATGCTCCCGATTTTGAATGGGAGCAGCCCTGTCCTATATGTCATGAGAAAATGCAAATTCGTCACGGACGTTATGGTCCCTTTTTAGGTTGTGTGAAGTATCCAGATTGCAAAGGAATCATTAATATTCCTAAAAAAGGAGAGCATATTTCTCCTACACCTTCTTGTCCTGCAATCGGTTGCGATGGAAAAATTGTCTCTCGACGTTCTCGTTTTGGTAAGCTATTTTATTCATGTTTAAATTTTCCAGATTGTGATGTCATTGTCAACGATCTCTCGCAAATCCAAGAAAAATATCCTAATCACCCTAAAACCTCGTATCAAAAGAAAAAAGCAGGAACGAAGAAATTAGGACAAGGAGGGCGTCGAAAGCTGACTCCCTCAAAGAATCTTGCAAAGCTTATCGGAGATCATCCGATCACACGTGGAGAAGCGATCAAGAAAATTTGGGAGTACATAAAAACTCATGACTTACAAAATCCAAAAGATAAACGTGAAATTATTCCCGATCAAGGGTTGTCTCTTCTTTTTGAAACAGAGTCACCCATTAGCATGTTTCGCATTTCCAGCTTGTTAAACAAGCATCTCGAATGA
- a CDS encoding YjbH domain-containing protein yields the protein MRRILLCFLLLSSFILIADQSLHELLQALEIVANCDRKLETRFPMTFNYLLSTGYFMTHSARMTREGEIGIGSAYSPLYLNFNGRIQPFFFLEFTANYRIFLQYPDPTIGKYGFGNYADRGANFKVAILHPEQSFYRLPGIAFGIDDFMGSKKFTNYFVVGTQVWPDYGLETSLGWGYGIYTQGPSKGFFGGVNWFPFLQTSHKWWKGICLTVEYDPTNVSKSPHPKGKTSYTPMNFGGKYSFDNTVELSMSYIRGYLYSFAGSLHYNWGQSNGFLPKVDNPPFYLAPVDHQSIGEMRPVDIMVHSLGYALKDQGFQLTKAWLDQSTLWLSVIVEAYREEEVVRSRLQYLLGALIPTNIETIFVQIESYGLPCQQYIYKKEFLMRYAHHTISPFEMNTLSPREEITPPSCSSHLIFDHRYHLWQMKISPRMENFFGSSSGKWKYDCGLKMDIQGFLPYRWFYEIQISNTLFSDIHGLSDFDLFAPSQLLNVATDYIRYRQLHNLSWDRFYIQKSWNFGKSYFGRLSGGYFQINYAGLATEILWYPVQSSIALGMEGAVVKKRKYTGFGFQSKIRYFEGNTPHFTSYLMLGQWFVNFYLDLSDLKIFTKVSLGQFLARDKGIRFDVTRYFENGIRLTGWITYTNAHDQMHGENYYDRGIALEIPFDLFYKCSSRKIWNYGMAAWLRDAGYSTSTGRELFEMINRERR from the coding sequence ATGAGAAGGATCCTATTATGTTTTTTACTTTTATCTTCTTTTATTCTCATCGCTGATCAATCGCTTCATGAACTTTTACAAGCTCTTGAGATTGTAGCGAATTGTGATCGTAAACTTGAAACGCGTTTTCCGATGACATTTAACTATCTCTTATCTACAGGGTATTTCATGACGCACTCAGCACGTATGACTCGTGAAGGAGAAATAGGAATAGGATCTGCTTACTCACCTCTTTATTTGAATTTCAATGGAAGGATACAGCCATTTTTTTTTCTTGAGTTTACTGCAAATTATAGAATTTTTTTGCAATATCCAGATCCAACGATTGGAAAGTATGGATTCGGAAATTATGCGGACAGAGGGGCAAATTTTAAAGTGGCTATTCTCCATCCTGAACAGAGTTTTTATCGCTTACCTGGAATTGCTTTTGGTATCGATGATTTCATGGGATCTAAAAAGTTTACCAATTATTTCGTTGTCGGGACTCAGGTATGGCCTGACTATGGCTTAGAAACTAGTTTGGGGTGGGGATATGGAATCTATACTCAAGGTCCTTCTAAAGGTTTTTTTGGTGGGGTGAATTGGTTCCCTTTTCTCCAAACTTCTCATAAATGGTGGAAAGGCATCTGTTTGACTGTAGAATATGACCCAACAAATGTTTCAAAAAGTCCTCATCCTAAGGGAAAAACCTCTTACACACCCATGAATTTTGGTGGAAAGTATAGTTTTGATAATACTGTAGAGCTTTCAATGAGTTATATCCGAGGGTATCTCTACTCTTTTGCTGGCTCGTTACATTATAATTGGGGACAATCGAACGGTTTTCTTCCGAAAGTGGATAATCCCCCCTTCTATCTCGCTCCAGTTGATCACCAATCGATTGGGGAGATGCGTCCTGTTGATATTATGGTGCATAGTTTAGGTTATGCCTTAAAAGATCAGGGATTCCAATTAACAAAAGCCTGGTTAGATCAATCCACTCTTTGGTTGAGTGTCATAGTTGAAGCGTATCGTGAAGAAGAAGTGGTTCGTAGTCGTCTTCAATATCTTCTTGGTGCTTTAATTCCTACCAATATTGAAACCATATTCGTGCAAATAGAATCTTATGGTCTTCCCTGCCAACAATATATTTATAAAAAAGAATTTCTTATGCGTTATGCTCATCATACAATTTCTCCATTTGAAATGAATACGCTCTCTCCTCGTGAAGAAATTACTCCTCCTTCCTGCTCTTCTCATTTAATTTTCGATCATCGTTATCATTTGTGGCAGATGAAAATCAGTCCTAGAATGGAGAATTTTTTCGGTAGTTCTAGTGGGAAATGGAAGTATGATTGTGGTTTAAAAATGGATATACAGGGATTTTTACCATATCGTTGGTTTTATGAAATCCAAATAAGCAATACTCTTTTTTCAGATATCCATGGCTTATCAGATTTTGATCTATTTGCTCCTTCTCAACTTCTCAATGTAGCCACAGATTATATTCGTTATCGTCAACTGCATAATCTCTCTTGGGACCGTTTTTACATACAAAAAAGCTGGAATTTTGGGAAAAGCTACTTTGGACGTCTTTCAGGGGGATATTTTCAAATTAATTATGCCGGCTTAGCTACGGAAATTTTGTGGTATCCGGTGCAAAGTTCGATAGCTTTGGGGATGGAAGGAGCTGTTGTCAAGAAACGTAAATATACAGGATTTGGTTTTCAATCAAAAATACGTTATTTTGAGGGAAATACCCCACATTTTACCTCTTATTTGATGTTGGGACAATGGTTTGTTAATTTCTATCTCGATCTTTCTGATTTAAAAATTTTTACGAAAGTTAGTTTGGGACAGTTTTTAGCGAGAGACAAAGGGATACGATTCGATGTAACACGTTATTTTGAGAATGGAATTCGCTTGACTGGATGGATCACGTATACCAATGCACACGATCAAATGCATGGAGAAAACTACTATGATCGAGGGATTGCCCTCGAAATTCCTTTTGATCTCTTCTACAAATGTAGTAGTCGAAAAATTTGGAATTATGGCATGGCGGCATGGCTTCGAGATGCAGGCTACTCGACTTCTACAGGCCGAGAACTATTTGAAATGATTAATAGAGAGCGCCGTTAG
- the hemB gene encoding porphobilinogen synthase has translation MKNRPNLFTPPYYRPRRNRKSSAIRALVTETQLSSSDLIYPQFVVKGSNIKDPIQSMPGIYRLSLDVLLKEIESLIEWGIPAIALFPVIESELKNREGSEAINPRGILQQAIFSVKKHFPQLCVMTDIALDPYTSHGQDGLVDENGEILNDPTLGILKQMALIQAEAGADMVAPSDMMDGRVGVIRAALNENDFASVNIHAYTAKYASAFYSPFRDAIGLKFPVKDKKTYQMNPANSREALLEAFLDEWEGADILMIKPAILYLDVISKIRASTALPISAYHVSGEYAMIMAAAQNGWLDEDQALLESILSIKRAGADMILTYGAIKVARLLANGALY, from the coding sequence ATGAAAAACAGACCCAATTTATTCACTCCCCCCTATTATAGACCCCGTCGCAACAGAAAAAGTTCCGCTATTCGTGCATTAGTCACAGAAACACAACTTTCTTCTTCGGATTTAATTTATCCTCAGTTTGTTGTAAAAGGATCTAACATTAAAGATCCCATTCAAAGCATGCCTGGAATTTATCGATTGAGCCTTGATGTATTGTTAAAAGAGATTGAATCTCTGATTGAATGGGGAATTCCTGCGATTGCTCTTTTCCCTGTCATTGAAAGTGAATTAAAAAATAGAGAAGGAAGTGAAGCGATTAATCCTCGAGGAATTTTACAACAAGCGATTTTTTCTGTTAAAAAACATTTTCCTCAACTATGTGTCATGACGGACATTGCTTTAGACCCCTATACTTCCCATGGACAGGATGGACTAGTCGATGAAAATGGAGAAATTTTAAATGATCCTACTCTAGGTATTCTCAAACAAATGGCTTTGATACAAGCAGAAGCAGGAGCTGATATGGTTGCTCCTAGTGATATGATGGATGGACGTGTAGGGGTCATTCGGGCGGCTTTGAATGAAAATGACTTTGCTTCTGTTAATATCCATGCTTATACTGCCAAATATGCTTCAGCTTTTTATAGCCCTTTTCGTGATGCAATTGGTTTGAAATTTCCTGTAAAGGATAAAAAAACTTATCAGATGAACCCTGCAAATAGTCGAGAAGCATTGTTAGAAGCATTTTTAGATGAATGGGAGGGGGCGGATATTTTAATGATCAAACCCGCGATTCTTTACTTAGATGTAATTAGCAAAATACGTGCTTCTACAGCCTTACCTATTTCTGCTTATCATGTGAGTGGTGAATATGCGATGATCATGGCTGCGGCTCAAAATGGATGGTTAGATGAAGATCAGGCTTTACTTGAAAGCATACTGAGTATTAAAAGAGCGGGTGCTGATATGATTTTGACTTATGGAGCGATTAAAGTCGCTCGTCTTTTAGCTAACGGCGCTCTCTATTAA